The following is a genomic window from Streptomyces sp. cg36.
GATCGCCCCCTGCCCGAGGATGACACTGAGCTCCTCGCCCAGGTCACCGCGGAGTGCGCCCGGCTCCGCAGCCAGTGGTAGAGGGTGACCAATGATTCCCCAGGCATTCGGGTTCTGCCATATGGAGAACACGGAGTCCGGGGTTGTGCCGCTTCGCCATCAACCAGGCTGCAGCTGCGGCTCGCTGCTATTGACGTGTAGGGGCCTCGCCAAGACGTCTTGGCGAGGCCCCTACCTGCTTACCGACCGAGTCAGCGGCGGCCGCCAGGGACGGCCGCACATTTCGGAGGGGAAGTGGATGTCTACGGTGTATTACTCGTCGTCAGTAAGACGTGATCCGTTCATTTCCCCAGGAACCCAGTTGATGCACGCGGGACGTTCTCCCGTTTCCGCTCTGCAGAACTCCTCCAGGGCGGCGCGAACCTGAGTTGCCGGAAGTGTACTTTGAGCATCGTAGAAGAGAGGGAACCCTGGGTCGGAGACGACCCGTGGATCAAAATCTGGCGGAGTCGGGTTGTCCGATACCCAGACACTCTGAGAGATTTCATCTTTCCTTTCGTCAGCGCGCTCGGCGCTGACGAACCAGGTGAGGCCGCCGTACCCCGTTGCAGCGTTGACGGACACACGCAGGTAATTGTCGGGCCACCAGTCGAAGGTGTCCGCTGTATGGCGCCTGTCTGCAAACATGAGACATGCGGATTCGCCCGCGCTGATACCGGGAGCGCCAAGGTCCTCCGATTTCATGTTCTCCATGATTTCGTTAATCAAGCCCAGCTTCTCCTCCCATGTTTCAGCGTAGTAATAGGTTCCGTGGATCACTGCGTTCAGGATCAAATCTAGTCCAGCCCTCGGAGAATCATGGGTTCCTTGGCCCCCACATACCATACCGTCATGGTAGATCCGCGTGGAAGGACGGCGCGGACCGCCGCCTGGCATCCAAGCGGGGGACTGCACACGTAGTTATTGTTGATCACCACGTGCATGTCGGTTATCTTGTTCTGCCGCATCCATGCGGCGTACTTGGTTTCGACATGGTACGCCGCATCGTATTTCGCCTTTGCGGGAATCTTGAAGATGTTGGGAGACTTGGCCAGATATTCTTGCGCCGCCTCCATCAGGCCGTCCCGGCCGCTGGTGATCTCGGCGCCCACAGCCTTTCCTGCCGAATCGAACGCACGGCCCGTGGTTACCCGCTTGTCCATCAGCTCTCGCAGAGCCTTCACGACGTACAGAGGGCACTCGGAGTTATGGACCAGCAGCGGAGTCTTTCCTGCGAGTACATAGAATGTGTGGATCTCGTCCACTGTCAGGTTGTAAGTCCGGGCGTGCTTGACGAATGAGCGATTTGCCTTGATCTCTGCAGTCGTGCCATCGAGGGTCCGCAGAGTCATTCCGGCCTTGAGATCAGCTGCCTTGACCCACCCCCTTTGCGATATGGACCAGAAGGGGTGCTCATGCGTGGCCGTGAGCTGTTCATCGCCCTGCCGGGTGGCGATGGTGAGCGCATTGAAGTGCTTGTCTTCCTCCGTGATGATGAGGTCATTTACCGCGCGCGCAGCGGTCTTTCCGCTGAAAGGGTCAGTGGCAGTAACCTGATCGCCGACCTTGACGGATTCTATGCTCTTGGTCGAATGGTCTGCCATCAGCACTTTGGTGCCAGGGAGGAAGCACTGAACGCACTTAACGTCTTTGTAATACCGGGACCCCTTCAGGGCGTCTACGAGTGCGTCTCCACCCTTCTTGGCAATTTTCAGCCTGCCCAGAGGGATCACCGATATGACGGCCATGCTGCAGCTGCCGAAGCTCGGATCGTTGACGCATTTCTTTGCGTCGTTGAGACCGAAGATTTCCCACACGGCTTCCTTCAGTACCGGGTCAAACTCCGGCATCTTCAGGTAGTAGTCGCCGCCCGTGGCAGCAGAATACATACACGGGGGAAGACTGTCCCGGCTGGGATAGGGAATGCATGGCTTCTTCTTGCTGCTCTCCCGCTCCTTCAGGTGCTGTTCTGCCGCCCGGCGGCGTTCCTCCGCCAGCTCGGCTTCGCGCTTTTTGACAACATCTGCCCATGCCTGGCTGGCCAGATTTTGCGCTTCGTCCCGGTTCTTTCCTGCGATCAAGGCCGAGGCGTAGGCGTCATCAGCTGCGTTTCGCGCAGTGGCAGCTGAGGTTCGGGCGTAGCTCGCAGAGAATTCGGACTGTGCAGCGGATTCCTCAGCTGCGGCCGCGTCGCTTTCGGCACGGTCAGCAGCATTTCGGGCCGTGGCGGCAGATTTTGCCGCCTGCTGCGAGCTAGCCGTGGCACTATTGGCGGATTTGAGGGCATCGGCAGCGTACTCCTTTGCCTGCCGAGCCAGTCTGTCTGCTTCTGCGGCAGCCTTGTCTGCAACCGTCTGGGCTCTCTTGGCATCGGCAGCAGCCTTTGCGGCGCGCCAGCGATTAGCCTGAGCGTCGGCCGCGACCGCTTCGGCTTGGTGAATCAGGCTCTGAACCTGATTCACGTGAGTGGCGGCGAGCTGATCTTTGCGATCAGCCATGTACTGACCAACTTCGATGAAGTCCTGCAGCTGGTTCGCCGGCCCAGAAAGTGCGATCTTGGCAGCAGCTTGAGTTTCCGGACCCCCACTGCTGAAGAGCTTCCCGGCTTCGACACGTTTGTCGATGTTCCGTGCTTGATACTGGCCGCTGTTGAGGAAGGCCATAAGGGCTTGAGGGCTGCCGTCGGCGAGGGCGGCCTTGGCTGCTTCCTTGATCCCGGGACCGCCGTCGGTGACCAGTTTCCCGACGAGGATGCGGTATTCGATGATTGCTACTTGGTACTGCCCCGTGGTGTAGAAGTCTGCGATCTGCTCAGGGGTTCCCTCCAGTGCCTTGGCCGCCCCGTCGCGCACGGCCTCGTAGGGGCTCTGGGCAGCGAGATCGGAGACCTGCTGGCGAGTCTCGTCCGCTTCGGCCTTCTTCCAGCCCGTACGAAGGTAGTCCAGTACATCGGCGTCAGTGCCCGACAGAGCTCGCGCCGCCGCGTCCTGGCGCCAGGAGCCGAAGTACTTCAGCGAGCGCAGAGCGACAGCGCGCCCTCGGGCCGCGAGGGACTTCTCGTCAGCGTCTGGTTTGACGGCTTCAGCGGCCAGGGCAGCGGTGTCTTGCGTGATGGATGTGCCTTCAAGTACCACATGCGCTGCCTGAACAGTGAGTTCGTCCCCGGCGTCCTTCTGCGACCTGGCCCGTTCCATGGCAGCCGCCGTACGGGTAGCAAGGTCTGCGGCTTCAGTTTCCCGCGCGAGAGCGAAGACCTCCTTCGCCTTGGCGACGGCCTTGGAGGCAGCGTCGGCTGCGTATTCGGCTGATTTGGCGTGCTTGGCGGATTCAGCAGCGGCTGTGGCCGTATCGCCGGCGTGCTTGGCTGCGTCCTCAGCGGCGTTCGCCGCGTTCTCGGCATGTGTGGCGGCAGATTCGGCGAGATCCCTGGCTTCCTTCGCTGCCTGGGCCGACTTTGCTGCTAGTGCGACGGCCTGTGTGGCCGCTCGCCGGGATTCCTGGGCATGGCGACGCGTCTCTGCCGCGGCTGACTTGGCCTGGCCAGAATAGTACTGGGAACTGCTGGCGTAACTGTCAGCCTGGTCAGCCGCATCGGCCGCGTCCATGGCGTTGTCGCTGGCGCTGAGGGAGGCGTCGGCGGCTTTTCCTGCTGCCAGAGAGGCCTGGCCGGCCTTCTCTGAAGCCTGGGCGGCTCTTTTGGCGCCGGCGGCAGCCGTGCGGGCCCTGCCGGCTGCTTCCTTGGCGTCCGTGCTCTTTTTGGCGTCGTTTGAAGCGGCGGCTGCGGCGTCCAGAGCGCGTGTGGCGGCGTCAGCCGCGCCGATCGCTGCGCTGGCTGCCTGTGCGGCAGCCAGCGCAGCCACCCTGGAGGAACGGTTGGCTTCGCTGGCTGCGTCTACCGCACGCTGAGATGCCTCAGCTGCGGCTTTCGCCGCGTCAGCCGCCTGCTGTGCCTTGAGAGCTGCGCTTTTGGCATCGCTCTTGGCCAGGCCGGTCTCGGTAGCTGCCTGCTGCGCTGCTTCCTTGGCCTTCTTGGAGGCTTCGACCGCGCGGTCCTTGGCTTCGACAGCCGCTTCCGTGGCCTGCTCCGCCTGTGTGCCCGCTTGCGCGGCTTGATCAGCCAGCTGGGCGACCGTGAAGTGCTCCTGGTCACGGCTGCGCGCCACGAACTGGCCGATCTGAAGGAACTCAACGACGTCGTCTGGTGTCCCCTGCAGCGCCGTCTTGCCCGCAGCCTTGACGTTCGGCCCGCCGGCGTTGATGAGCTTGCCGACCTCGACCCGGTTGTCTATCTCACGGGGCTTGAACTGGCCTGTCTTGAGGAACGCAGTGACGTCTTCGGGGCTGCCCTGCAGAGCCGCCTTTCCGGCTTCCTTGACACCGTATCCGCCCGAGCTGATGAGCTTGCCGACCTCGACCCGCTCATCGAGTTGCAAAGGAGCCTTCCACCCCTCCTTAAGGAACGCCCTTACCTCATCGGGGCCATGGGGCGGCCGCAGCGCTTCCACGGCTGCCTCGCGCAGCGACGGGCCACCAGCGTTGACCATGCGGCCGACGGCGATCCTGTCGTCGATCCATTCAATGCTGTCACTGCTCTTGAGGAAGTTCTTGATGTCTTCGTCGGATCCCAGCAGGGCTTCTTCGGCGGCTTTCCTGATTCCGGCACCGCCGCCACGCCACTGCTGCAGGACGAGGCTGCGGTTCAGTGCTGCGTCCGGGGTCTGCTCGGAAAGGTCGTCCGCCACTGCCGGTGCGCTTGCGAGTAGTCCTGCCACCAATACGGCGGAGATGACCCCGGCAGAGGCGGTGTGCAGCCTGCGTGCCGGTTGATGCCGGTGCGGCCTGTCTCTGAACAGGCGTGTGACGTCAGGGGGGTTCAGAATTCGTTTCACTCTGCTCGATCTCTCTGGTAACGGGCCAGGCATCGCACCAGGAACCGAAACAGGTTGAGACGTCGACTGGGTGCTCGAAGGCTGAGAGCCTGCACCCCCCGGTGCGGTGCACGGACCGCGTTCGAATGCGCAACAGCCTCTCGTCACCCAGTGATTGAGGGGTTGTTTGCCAACATCTTACATATGATTTACTTATCGGACTTCGAGGCGCCCCTGGGTGCGCACTCCACTCCTACCTTGGAAGACCGACGTGGCAATCTCTTCTGTCCGTGGCGTACTGTTCGCCGCCGCAGCCTCTGCGGCTTTGGGATGCACAGCCCTCATGTCCTATGCGATCGCCGAGGCAGCCCCACCGTCCTCAACTGCGGTCTCGCCCGCAGCGGCAGGCGTTGATATGCCGTCCGCCGTCGAAGAATTCGCCTATCCCGGCGCAGCGAAGATCCTCAAGGACAGGAAAATCACCCTCAAGCAGGGCGACGGTCACATCCTGCTGACCGACTGCAAGTCGGCGCATGACCTCATGGTCGAGTCACGCTCCGGCGATAATTTCTTCTGCTTCACCATCAGCGGAAAGCAGGGATACCTGACTATGGAACTTCCCCAAACTCATGGTATCTGGACGAAGGGCCACCCAGTCCAGGCGAAGCTCACTGCGGGTGGACAGACCACTGTTGTCAACGCTCCCGTCGAGGACTTCACCCCCGTAGGCGAAATGGCGACCGGCAAGCAAGCTGTCTTGCTCGAACTCCGTGTCACCGGCTGATCCCACCCGAACCGGAAGGCCCTAACCCCGGCGCTGTGGTCCTGCGACAGACTTTGCGATACGCCCTGACGGTATTCCCGATGCCTCGTGGTCGCCCGAAGGTGACCGAGCGGAAAAGTCAGCGACCCGTAGACCCCCGCGGGAGCACGCGACGCACTGAGCGCCGTGAATCAGCTCCGGCCAGTCCCAGACACGGCTCACAGCCACCTGCTGCCGCCCGCCCCACACCTCCGGCAGGCGCAAGTTCAATCGGCTCAGCATCCATCTCGGCGCCCGCCACCGTTTCTACGGATGCCCTTTCCCCGTACTCCATAAGGATCCATTGATGTCTGCACTGAGTTCACGCGCCGCGTGGACTACCGCATTGGTCGCCCTCGCCACGGCCAGTGGCCTGGTCACCGCATCCCCTGTGGGCGCCGTCTCCGGCGACGCCGTCCCTTCCGGCAGTTACGCCTTCACCGCGAAGCTGACCATCGGGGATGGCAAGCGCAGTTGTTCGGGTGCGCTGGTGGACGGGCAGTGGGTGCTGACGGCTGCCAGCTGCTTCGCCGACGCCAGCGGCAAGGTGGTGGCCGGCGCCCCGGCCGAGAAGACCACCGTGACCGTGGACGGCCAGGCGTTCGGCGGATCGGCAGTTCCTGTCACGGTCCTGCGGCTCGTGCCGCATCCGGACCGCGACCTGGTCATGGCTCAGCTGCGCACCATCTCGCCGGTCGGCAGCTCGACTCCGGCGTTCAAGGTGGACCCGGTCGATGTGGCCTCCACGCCGGTGACGGCAGGCGAGAGCCTGCGGGTGACCGGGTACGGGCGCACGAAGACGGATTGGGTGCCCGACGCCCCGCACACCGCCACCCCCAGCCTCACCGGGGCCGATGACGCCACCCTGTCCCTGGCCGGCCGCGACGGCAAGACCGCGGGCATCTGCAAGGGGGATGCGGGCGGGCCCACCTTCCGCCAGACCAGCAGCGGCCGTTATGAGCTGGTCGGCATCCACTCCCTCACCTGGGAAGCGGGCTGCTACAACTCCGAGGAGACCCGCGACGGCGCCGTCGACATGCGCGTCGACACCGTCAGCTCCTGGATCCAGCAGACCCGGCTGACCACCAAGTCGATCCTGACCACAAAGGTCGTCACCGGTGGCGACTTCAACGGTGACGGCCGCACCGACATCGCCGCCGTCATGACCGACGGCAGCCTCCACGCCTTCTACTCCGGCCCGGACGGCACCCTCGAATACGGGCGCGCCCTGTGGAAGGACAGCAGCTGGGGCAAGGTCAAGAAGCTGGTCGCCGGGGACTTCAACGGTGACGGGCGCATGGATGTCGCTGCCATGTGGGACGAGGGCAGGCTGGTCCTCTACCCCGGGCAGGCGGACGGCGCCCTCGGGCAGCGGACGGCGATGTGGCCGGACGACTCGTGGAAGACGATGCCGCACCTGGCCCGGTTCAAGGACACCTCCAGCGGCCGGGACGGGCTGCTGGCCATCTGGGGCAGCGGTGCCCTGTACGCCTACAGCACCAAGGCGGACGGCACGCTCAGCAGCGACAAGCGCCGCATGTGGCCCGACAACACGTGGGACGGCAAGACCCAGTTCGCCACCGCCGACTACAACGGTGACGGCCTGGACGACATCGCCACCGTCGCCCCCTCCGGCGACCTGCAGTTCTACGCCAACAACGGCAAGGGCTCCTTCGACAGCGCCCGCCCGCTGTGGCCCGACACCAGCTGGAAGAACATGCAGATCATCGCGGGCGGCGACTTCAACGGCGACGGCAAGGGCGACCTCGCCGGCCTCTCCGACGTTTCCACCAGCCAGCCCCTGACCCACCCCAACCTGCGCTGGTACCAGGGAGACGGCAAGGGCCACCTCGCCGACGGCCGCTCCATGTGGCCCACCCGCCCCTGACCCGCCCTGATCCATCTGTGATCACTGCCAAGACGTGCACTTGGCAGTGATCACAAACAAGCCCACGAGTTGATCGGTTGTCCCGAGGTAAGAGGAACGATCTTCATGTGAAGTGGGAAGGGGAATCCAACCTCGTCCCTCCGCTGTAGCCCTGACAGCCACCGATTTGATGTGTCTGCCGTTGTTTACGCCGTAACGGCGGCGGCAGCACACTCCAGTTGCCCACCTCGACACGGCCACCGTGCACCTCGGCGTTCCGGAGGACATCGTCCCGCGTCGCACCCGTGGAGGTGCTGACGGCTGACCCAGGGCCGGTGCCTACGGCCGGCAGTCCTCCAGGGCCTGTGTGGACCGCTCGATAGGGTGATCTTGCCGGGGGCCGCCTCGGTCCCCTGTGCCCAACCGGTAGAGCGGGGGTGGTCTGGGAGGAGCAGGGGGTTCGGGTGACGGACGTTTCGCCCGCGCAGGCGCTGGCCCGAGCGACAGCCGTCGGTGGGCGGGTGGCCGACCTGGTACGACGAGAGCCCCGAGGAGACGACCAGATGTGCCCCTCTCGTCGTGACCCTCAGCAGCACTCCCGAGGACCGGGCGGCCGCCGCGTGGATCATCGCCGACGAGATCATGCGGGAGCGCACCGGCGGGCGCCCGCGACCCTACGGAACGTGGCGCGAGGCCACCTTGAAAGAGGAGACGCTGACCGGGAACGATCACGTCCTGGTGAAGGCATTCGCGGAGCCTGTCTTCGAAGCGGCAGCCGTGGGGAAGAAGGGCAACCACGGGCTGGCCGGATACGTAGGCGAGTGGCTCTGGTACCTGCTGACCCGGGACCGGCCCGAGGATCCAGCGCGCGCCGTGGAGATCCTGGGACCGCCGAAGGCCGCCGTCAACGATGGAGGCGGCGATGGACTCATCGTCTACCGGGAGAACGGCACGGACCGGGGCTTCTCCTTCCGGCTGTGGGAGATGAAGAAGTACACCGGGGAGGCGGACCAGCCTGACGGGGCGATCCGCAGGGGCTGGATGCAGCTGGGCACGAAGGGAGCGACGTACCTGGGCATGCTCTCCTGGGGCGACAAGCTGCTCGCTGACGACACCCGGGAGTTCGTGGGCAGTCTGGCCGAGCAGTGGGTCGATGAGGAGGAGTCGGCCGGTGGCGGCGTCAGCGTCGCGCTGAACACCACGGCGATCCCGGCGAAGGCGTTCCACCTGGCGCACGAGCACTTCTCCACCCACAAGCACCCCGGCGCGCTGCAGGGCCTGGTAGTGGCGATCGATGAGCTCGAGGGCTTCGCCCATGAGGTGAGGAAGTACGTGTGGACCGCACTCTAGATCCGGCTGTACTCGCGACTGCCCTCGGCGAATACCGCCCCGGCGGGGTCCTGCCCTCGGCGCAGGAACTGCTGGCTGCCATCACCGAACTGGAGATCGCCGCCTTCCGCAGCGACCAGCAGATCCCGGACGACGTGCTGGCGACGGCGTGGCTCCTGCACGGGCTGGCCGCCATCGAGCCCGAGGCACCCGGGTTCGACCCGGTGCGGACCCGGCAGGCCCTGGCGGTCAGCGCGCACGTCATGGACCTG
Proteins encoded in this region:
- a CDS encoding FG-GAP-like repeat-containing protein, producing the protein MSALSSRAAWTTALVALATASGLVTASPVGAVSGDAVPSGSYAFTAKLTIGDGKRSCSGALVDGQWVLTAASCFADASGKVVAGAPAEKTTVTVDGQAFGGSAVPVTVLRLVPHPDRDLVMAQLRTISPVGSSTPAFKVDPVDVASTPVTAGESLRVTGYGRTKTDWVPDAPHTATPSLTGADDATLSLAGRDGKTAGICKGDAGGPTFRQTSSGRYELVGIHSLTWEAGCYNSEETRDGAVDMRVDTVSSWIQQTRLTTKSILTTKVVTGGDFNGDGRTDIAAVMTDGSLHAFYSGPDGTLEYGRALWKDSSWGKVKKLVAGDFNGDGRMDVAAMWDEGRLVLYPGQADGALGQRTAMWPDDSWKTMPHLARFKDTSSGRDGLLAIWGSGALYAYSTKADGTLSSDKRRMWPDNTWDGKTQFATADYNGDGLDDIATVAPSGDLQFYANNGKGSFDSARPLWPDTSWKNMQIIAGGDFNGDGKGDLAGLSDVSTSQPLTHPNLRWYQGDGKGHLADGRSMWPTRP
- a CDS encoding Imm1 family immunity protein, with the protein product MIHGTYYYAETWEEKLGLINEIMENMKSEDLGAPGISAGESACLMFADRRHTADTFDWWPDNYLRVSVNAATGYGGLTWFVSAERADERKDEISQSVWVSDNPTPPDFDPRVVSDPGFPLFYDAQSTLPATQVRAALEEFCRAETGERPACINWVPGEMNGSRLTDDE
- a CDS encoding DddA-like double-stranded DNA deaminase toxin is translated as MADDLSEQTPDAALNRSLVLQQWRGGGAGIRKAAEEALLGSDEDIKNFLKSSDSIEWIDDRIAVGRMVNAGGPSLREAAVEALRPPHGPDEVRAFLKEGWKAPLQLDERVEVGKLISSGGYGVKEAGKAALQGSPEDVTAFLKTGQFKPREIDNRVEVGKLINAGGPNVKAAGKTALQGTPDDVVEFLQIGQFVARSRDQEHFTVAQLADQAAQAGTQAEQATEAAVEAKDRAVEASKKAKEAAQQAATETGLAKSDAKSAALKAQQAADAAKAAAEASQRAVDAASEANRSSRVAALAAAQAASAAIGAADAATRALDAAAAASNDAKKSTDAKEAAGRARTAAAGAKRAAQASEKAGQASLAAGKAADASLSASDNAMDAADAADQADSYASSSQYYSGQAKSAAAETRRHAQESRRAATQAVALAAKSAQAAKEARDLAESAATHAENAANAAEDAAKHAGDTATAAAESAKHAKSAEYAADAASKAVAKAKEVFALARETEAADLATRTAAAMERARSQKDAGDELTVQAAHVVLEGTSITQDTAALAAEAVKPDADEKSLAARGRAVALRSLKYFGSWRQDAAARALSGTDADVLDYLRTGWKKAEADETRQQVSDLAAQSPYEAVRDGAAKALEGTPEQIADFYTTGQYQVAIIEYRILVGKLVTDGGPGIKEAAKAALADGSPQALMAFLNSGQYQARNIDKRVEAGKLFSSGGPETQAAAKIALSGPANQLQDFIEVGQYMADRKDQLAATHVNQVQSLIHQAEAVAADAQANRWRAAKAAADAKRAQTVADKAAAEADRLARQAKEYAADALKSANSATASSQQAAKSAATARNAADRAESDAAAAEESAAQSEFSASYARTSAATARNAADDAYASALIAGKNRDEAQNLASQAWADVVKKREAELAEERRRAAEQHLKERESSKKKPCIPYPSRDSLPPCMYSAATGGDYYLKMPEFDPVLKEAVWEIFGLNDAKKCVNDPSFGSCSMAVISVIPLGRLKIAKKGGDALVDALKGSRYYKDVKCVQCFLPGTKVLMADHSTKSIESVKVGDQVTATDPFSGKTAARAVNDLIITEEDKHFNALTIATRQGDEQLTATHEHPFWSISQRGWVKAADLKAGMTLRTLDGTTAEIKANRSFVKHARTYNLTVDEIHTFYVLAGKTPLLVHNSECPLYVVKALRELMDKRVTTGRAFDSAGKAVGAEITSGRDGLMEAAQEYLAKSPNIFKIPAKAKYDAAYHVETKYAAWMRQNKITDMHVVINNNYVCSPPLGCQAAVRAVLPRGSTMTVWYVGAKEPMILRGLD